One Nitrospina watsonii DNA segment encodes these proteins:
- the glnA gene encoding type I glutamate--ammonia ligase has translation MTPKEVIDFAKNKNAEMVDLKFMDLLGTWQHFSVPMSELEEHLFEEGLGFDGSSIRGWQAINASDMLVMPDASSAVMDPFMQVPTVSMICNIVDPITKEKYTRDPRNIAQKAEAYLKSTGIGDTAFFGPEPEFFIFDDVRYEVDINRSAYYIDSREGNWNTGRDEGPNLGYKPRHKEGYFPVAPSDSLQDIRTEMLLLMEKVGIPMECHHHEVASGGQCEIDMRFSSMVKCADNLMWFKYIVKNVARRHNKTATFMPKPIYGDNGSGMHVHQSIWKDGKPLFAGNSYAGMSEMGMHYIGGILKHSRSLAAFAAPTNNSYKRLVPGYEAPVNLAYSSRNRSASVRIPMYSASPKAKRMECRFPDPSANGYLAFSAMLMAGLDGIENKIDPGEPLDKDIYALGPEDLANIPSLPASLEEALKCLEEDHEYLLKGDVFTQDIIDRWISYKQEHEIAPVRLRPHPYEFYLYYDV, from the coding sequence ATGACCCCCAAAGAGGTAATCGATTTCGCAAAGAATAAAAATGCCGAGATGGTGGACCTGAAGTTCATGGACCTTCTGGGTACATGGCAGCATTTCAGCGTTCCCATGAGCGAGCTGGAAGAGCATTTGTTTGAAGAAGGACTGGGGTTCGACGGGTCCAGCATCCGCGGCTGGCAGGCCATCAACGCCAGCGACATGCTGGTCATGCCGGACGCTTCCAGCGCCGTGATGGATCCCTTCATGCAGGTTCCCACCGTCAGCATGATCTGCAACATTGTCGATCCGATCACCAAGGAAAAATACACGCGCGACCCGCGCAACATCGCGCAGAAAGCGGAAGCGTATCTGAAATCGACGGGCATCGGCGACACGGCGTTTTTCGGCCCGGAGCCGGAGTTTTTCATCTTCGACGACGTGCGTTACGAAGTGGACATCAACCGCTCCGCCTACTACATCGATTCGCGCGAAGGCAACTGGAACACCGGCCGCGATGAAGGCCCCAACCTCGGTTACAAGCCGCGTCACAAAGAAGGTTATTTCCCGGTCGCGCCGAGCGACAGCCTGCAGGATATCCGTACCGAAATGCTGCTGCTCATGGAGAAGGTCGGCATCCCGATGGAATGCCACCATCATGAAGTCGCTTCCGGCGGTCAGTGCGAAATCGACATGCGTTTCAGCAGCATGGTGAAATGCGCCGACAACCTGATGTGGTTCAAGTACATCGTCAAGAACGTCGCGCGTCGCCATAACAAGACCGCGACCTTCATGCCGAAACCCATTTATGGAGACAACGGCTCCGGCATGCACGTGCACCAGAGCATCTGGAAAGACGGCAAGCCCTTGTTCGCCGGCAACAGCTACGCCGGCATGAGCGAGATGGGCATGCACTACATCGGCGGCATTCTGAAACATTCGCGCTCACTGGCGGCATTCGCCGCCCCGACCAACAACTCGTACAAACGGCTGGTGCCGGGTTACGAAGCGCCGGTCAACCTGGCTTATTCCAGCCGTAACCGCAGCGCCTCGGTCCGCATTCCCATGTATTCGGCGAGCCCCAAAGCCAAGCGTATGGAGTGCCGGTTCCCGGACCCCTCGGCCAACGGCTATCTGGCATTCTCGGCCATGTTGATGGCGGGCCTCGATGGCATCGAAAACAAAATCGATCCCGGCGAGCCGCTGGACAAGGACATCTACGCCCTCGGGCCGGAAGACCTGGCCAACATCCCGAGCCTGCCGGCTTCTCTTGAGGAAGCGCTGAAGTGCCTGGAGGAAGACCACGAGTACCTGCTCAAAGGCGACGTGTTCACGCAGGACATCATCGACCGTTGGATCTCCTACAAGCAGGAGCATGAGATTGCGCCGGTCCGGCTGCGCCCGCATCCTTACGAGTTCTACCTGTACTACGACGTGTAA
- a CDS encoding P-II family nitrogen regulator: MKKVEAVIKPFKLDEVKDKLNEIGIKGITVSEVKGFGRQKGHTELYRGAEYVVDFLPKIKLEIIIPDNQLDDVVDAIMKSAQTGRIGDGKIFVTDLVDTIRIRTGERGEEAI, translated from the coding sequence ATGAAAAAAGTGGAGGCAGTGATCAAGCCGTTCAAGCTCGACGAGGTCAAGGACAAGCTCAACGAGATCGGCATCAAAGGTATTACCGTGAGCGAGGTCAAAGGGTTCGGCAGGCAGAAGGGGCATACCGAACTGTACCGGGGCGCCGAGTACGTCGTGGATTTCCTTCCCAAAATCAAGCTGGAAATCATCATCCCGGACAACCAGCTCGACGACGTCGTGGACGCCATCATGAAGAGCGCCCAGACCGGCCGTATCGGCGACGGCAAAATCTTCGTCACCGACCTGGTTGACACCATTCGAATTCGCACCGGGGAGCGTGGCGAAGAAGCCATCTGA